A section of the Osmia lignaria lignaria isolate PbOS001 chromosome 3, iyOsmLign1, whole genome shotgun sequence genome encodes:
- the LOC117607997 gene encoding uncharacterized protein LOC117607997 isoform X1 has translation MKKDDSRNEMYIERCRRENRGAGKLNSLMHAERSTGVQRTEANLSVNGFNISSEMFRFNDLRTIFFLLLAIQLQQFLPHRQGMMLTEARMEVQFAKCCGLGTAWAMEGLGCEKFSGPVPGVPTVEQGLCLEAVDICCVRAYHEQQCKKGKSDARAGLACVTSTKAKRAGPGDYHRDCCEACKLGILTGSMGQGCAFKSFNFGNPWDPAFLECCHEASPSTTTTLTSDSTNSTSSSDTSETESSSSSSTFSISSSSSTDMSSDSTPSSPSIPTPPLDDICQLMKGLLCSDICVPTQGSYYCKCREGFTLLEDGKTCRQNLPTDRCKSTNPCEQRCTDNGVAVICSCNPGYVLANDKRSCIPKSSENKTTVPNEGDEFSALCPAGYRYNATNQVCDDVNECIENGVCSGRCENTIGSYICATKNILKSLSEEDCPPGYEWESIPGRCTDIDECLTLPKPCPEQKNFCVNTQGSFSCLEMKGTKSCPAGFKFDKLSQQCKDVDECAEAIHSCIEGTEQCRNTEGAYECDVKCTNGFIYNVNLGTCVDIDECSNDLSNCGKDEQCINFEGGHRCSPLCSPGFELRKNDKYFNKIEEVCEDINECVLGLHSCDASTHYCVNTKGSYSCEVLATTTNTTANKLNNARNNKIQSIDRYQFLEPCKRGYARDLKNGECMDIDECTVGPGCRDHEQCNNTPGGYDCSPLCTSGWYFSPSIKGCQDVDECLIGRHDCPQTTHKCVNTNGSFYCQLIPPCDSGFKRTFDGSCVDIDECLENLHSCRLELHQYCVNRNGSFECVTRLPSCQSGYEYSLPTGRCEDIDECVTGQYKCDTRIPEKCVNLPGSYRCERSTPSVRQRQKPACPSGFRYHPRLRKCTDIDECAEGLDSCEGEVCYNQPGGYSCAKPPRPATRKTTTTPLPMASNQKCVPGTKFVRNRGCVDVDECREVEDACSSNEECVNTMGSYTCNCKVGFKRENLTQACVDINECQTQEDSCLPTQRCDNTIGSYTCTRFLPCGTGYTLNAATEICEDDDECLLGTHDCGGGYHCRNTLGSYRCDRNPRVPVPQSRIGAATTALTTTTTSTTTSVTPVTFNPQGPRTCPRGFQLVSGGKCVDIDECQKNPNPCGRTMQRCINTLGSYRCVSRVLCSNGYTLDPVSGQYCVDIDECADGTNECTTDQTCENRLGGYVCTCPPGYVIGPNKDCVDIDECSLYGNVCGPRSQCENTVGSYHCKCESGFESIGGFGGNCQDVDECSQTPGLCQHTCFNVWGSYRCICKPGFRLNPDNRSCTDIDECSEFKSNNLCVGICENTPGSYACKCPDGYKLGLSGRTCEDIDECRAGHVCRGADEICHNTRGGYRCNKINCPSGYHQDHERKNRCVRSHPCYISDAACFRSPSHYSYNFITLVSMLPISSNKPEELFKMKGYHLPTSTIQFSMTFLEARAPPGVQRATESCFALKRPAPTQAVLVMTRSIQGPQEIELDLNMEVYHNTIFAGSAVAKILIFVSQYEF, from the exons ATGAAGAAGGACGATTCGAGAAATGAGATGTACATAGAAAGGTGCAGAAGAGAAAATCGAGGTGCCGGCAAACTGAACAGTTTAATGCATGCTGAGCGCTCGACCGGAGTGCAGCGAACAGAAGCAAACCTTTCCGTGAAcggttttaatatttcaagtgAG ATGTTTCGATTCAACGATCTACGGACGATTTTCTTCCTACTTCTGGCAATTCAGTTGCAACAATTCCTCCCTCATAGACaag gaatGATGTTGACCGAGGCCAGAATGGAAGTACAGTTTGCGAAATGCTGCGGTCTGGGTACCGCGTGGGCTATGGAAGGGCTTGGTTGTGAAAAGTTCTCAGGACCAGTGCCTGGGGTGCCAACAGTGGAGCAAGGTCTTTGCTTGGAAGCTGTGGACATTTGTTGCGTGAGAGCCTATCACGAACAGCAATGCAAGAAAGGAAAATCGGATGCACGTGCTGGTTTGGCATGTGTTACCAGTACCAAAGCGAAACGCGCAGGTCCTGGTGATTATCATCGAGATTGTTGCGAAGCATGTAAATTAG gtATCTTAACGGGATCTATGGGTCAAGGATGTGCTTTCAAAAGCTTCAATTTTGGAAATCCATGGGATCCTGCTTTTTTGGAATGCTGTCACGAAGCATCACCAAGTACTACGACAACGTTAACTTCAGACTCTACGAACTCAACTTCGTCGAGTGACACTTCGGAAACTGAATCAAGTTCCTCTTCGTCAACATTCTCGATTTCATCATCGTCATCTACGGATATGAGCTCAGACTCAACGCCCTCCTCTCCATCGATACCTACCCCTC CATTGGACGACATCTGTCAACTTATGAAAGGATTACTGTGTTCTGATATCTGCGTCCCTACACAAGGATCTTATTATTGCAAATGTCGCGAGGGTTTCACTCTACTGGAAGATGGAAAAACTTGTAGACAGAATCTTCCAACCGATAG ATGTAAATCAACTAATCCATGCGAGCAACGTTGTACGGACAATGGGGTAGCTGTAATATGCAGTTGCAATCCTGGTTACGTTTTGGCGAATGATAAACGATCCTGCATCCCTAAGTCGTCAGAAAATAAGACCACCGTACCGAATGAAGGTGATGAATTTTCAGCCCTTTGCCCAGCTGGTTATCGTTATAACGCCACAAATCAGGTTTGCGACG ACGTGAACGAGTGTATCGAAAACGGAGTATGTTCCGGCCGTTGCGAGAATACTATAGGATCTTATATATGCGCCACAAAGAATATCCTCAAAAGTCTATCAGAAGAAGATTGTCCTCCTGGATACGAATGGGAATCTATTCCGGGTCGATGCACAg ACATTGACGAATGTTTGACATTACCAAAACCTTGTCCTGAACAGAAAAATTTTTGTGTCAATACACAAGGCAGTTTTAGCTGCTTGGAAATGAAAGGGACAAAATCTTGTCCAGCTGGATTTAAATTTGATAAGCTATCACAGCAGTGCAAAG ACGTAGATGAATGTGCGGAAGCAATTCACAGTTGCATCGAAGGTACAGAACAATGTCGAAATACCGAAGGTGCGTACGAGTGCGATGTAAAATGTACAAATGGGTTTATCTATAATGTGAATTTAGGTACCTGTGTGG ATATTGATGAATGCAGCAACGATTTATCAAACTGCGGAAAGGACGAACAGTGTATAAACTTCGAGGGGGGACATAGATGTTCTCCTCTATGTTCACCTGGTTTTGAATTGcgcaaaaatgataaatatttcaataaaattgaagaagttTGCGAAGATATCAATGAATGTGTACTTGGACTACATTCTTGTGACGCGTCCACCCATTATTGTGTTAATACGAAAGGTTCTTATTCTTGTGAAGTGCTCGCGACAACGACAAATACAACAGCCAATAAGTTAAATAATGCAAGGAATAATAAGATACAG AGTATCGATCGTTATCAGTTTCTGGAGCCTTGCAAACGTGGATATGcaagagatttaaaaaatgGCGAGTGCATGGACATTGACGAATGTACAGTGGGTCCTGGTTGCCGAGATCACGAACAATGTAACAATACACCAGGAGGCTACGACTGTTCACCGCTCTGCACCAGTGGCTGGTATTTTAGTCCGAGTATAAAAGGTTGCCAAGACGTTGACGAATGTCTGATAGGTAGACACGATTGTCCGCAAACTACCCACAAATGCGTGAACACAAACGGCTCTTTCTACTGCCAGTTAATACCACCCTGTGATAGTGGTTTCAAGCGTACATTCGACGGCAGCTGCGTCGATATCGACGAATGCTTGGAAAATTTACACAGCTGCCGATTGGAGTTACATCAGTACTGTGTCAACAGAAACGGCAGTTTCGAATGTGTCACCAGATTACCTTCTTGTCAATCTGGCTATGAATATTCTTTGCCTACAGGCCGATGCGAAGATATCGATGAATGCGTCACTGGTCAATACAAATGTGACACTAGGATCCCTGAAAAATGCGTTAATCTACCTGGCAGCTACAG ATGTGAAAGATCTACACCCTCTGTACGGCAACGACAGAAACCAGCTTGTCCTTCAGGTTTCAGATATCATCCTCGATTAAGAAAGTGTACAG ATATTGACGAATGTGCGGAAGGATTGGACAGTTGCGAAGGTGAAGTCTGTTACAACCAGCCCGGTGGTTATAGCTGTGCAAAACCCCCAAGACCCGCCACTAGAAAAACTACCACGACACCCTTGCCGATGGCATCAAACCAAAAATGTGTTCCTGGTACCAAATTCGTCAGGAATCGTGGTTGCGTCGATGTCGACGAATGTCGTGAAGTAGAAGACGCGTGTAGCAGCAACGAAGAGTGCGTTAATACAATGGGAAGCTACACGTGTAACTGTAAAGTTGGTTTCAAGCGCGAAAATTTAACTCAAGCTTGCGTGGACATTAACGAATGTCAAACACAG GAAGACAGTTGTCTACCAACACAGAGGTGTGACAATACCATAGGAAGTTACACGTGCACGCGTTTTCTGCCATGCGGAACAGGATACACTTTAAACGCTGCGACAGAAATCTGTGAAGACGACGACGAATGCCTTCTTGGTACACACGACTGTGGGGGTGGTTATCATTGTAGGAACACCCTTGGCTCTTATCGATGCGATCGTAATCCGCGTGTACCCGTACCGCAATCACGAATTGGAGCCGCGACTACGGCACTGACAACCACTACCACAAGTACAACCACATCCGTCACTCCTGTAACGTTCAATCCTCAAGGACCACGTACTTGCCCACGTGGATTTCAGCTTGTTTCTGGAGGAAAATGCGTGGATATTGATGAATGCCAGAAGAATCCTAATCCTTGCGGTAGAACAATGCAAAGGTGTATCAACACCCTTGGATCTTACAG ATGTGTGTCAAGAGTGTTATGCAGCAATGGATACACTTTGGACCCAGTATCAGGACAATATTGTGTTGACATAGATGAATGCGCTGATGGCACAAATGAATGCACTACAGACCAAACCTGTGAGAATAGATTAGGCGGTTACGTTTGTACCTGTCCTCCTGGGTATGTAATTGGACCAAACAAGGACTGTGTTGATATTGATGAATGTAGTCTCTATGGAAACGTATGTGGACCAAGAAGCCAATGCGAGAATACTGTTGGTTCTTATCATTGCAAATGTGAAAGTGGTTTTGAAAGCATTGGTGGGTTTGGTGGTAACTGTCAG GATGTTGATGAGTGTTCACAAACTCCTGGTTTGTGTCAGCATACGTGTTTCAATGTCTGGGGTAGCTACAGATGCATCTGTAAACCTGGATTCAGGTTGAATCCTGATAATCGTTCTTGTACAGACATCGACGAATGCAGTGAATTTAAAAGCAATAACTTATGCGTGGGAATCTGTGAAAATACACCAGGAAGTTATGCTTGTAAATGCCCGGATGGTTATAAGCTTGGACTCAGCGGTCGGACTTGCGAAG ATATCGACGAATGTAGAGCAGGGCATGTGTGCAGAGGTGCGGACGAGATTTGTCATAATACAAGAGGTGGTTATCGTTGCAATAAAATAAACTGCCCTTCGGGTTATCATCAAGATCACGAAAGAAAGAA tCGATGTGTTCGATCTCATCCTTGCTACATCAGCGACGCAGCTTGCTTCAGGTCACCATCACATTATTCGTACAATTTCATCACTCTTGTCAGCATGTTACCTATTTCATCAAATAAACCGGAAGAGTTATTCAAAATGAAGGGGTACCATTTACCAACGTCGACGATACAATTTAGCATGACGTTTTTGGAAGCACGTGCACCTCCTGGAGTACAACGCGCCACAGAATCGTGTTTCGCTTTGAAACGGCCAGCACCGACCCAGGCTGTTTTGGTGATGACACGAAGCATACAAGGACCTCAGGAAATCGAACTCGATCTCAATATGGAAGTTTATCATAATACCATCTTTGCTGGAAGTGCTGTAGCAAAAATTCTGATTTTCGTTTCTCAGTAcgaattttaa
- the LOC117607997 gene encoding uncharacterized protein LOC117607997 isoform X3: MMLTEARMEVQFAKCCGLGTAWAMEGLGCEKFSGPVPGVPTVEQGLCLEAVDICCVRAYHEQQCKKGKSDARAGLACVTSTKAKRAGPGDYHRDCCEACKLGILTGSMGQGCAFKSFNFGNPWDPAFLECCHEASPSTTTTLTSDSTNSTSSSDTSETESSSSSSTFSISSSSSTDMSSDSTPSSPSIPTPPLDDICQLMKGLLCSDICVPTQGSYYCKCREGFTLLEDGKTCRQNLPTDRCKSTNPCEQRCTDNGVAVICSCNPGYVLANDKRSCIPKSSENKTTVPNEGDEFSALCPAGYRYNATNQVCDDVNECIENGVCSGRCENTIGSYICATKNILKSLSEEDCPPGYEWESIPGRCTDIDECLTLPKPCPEQKNFCVNTQGSFSCLEMKGTKSCPAGFKFDKLSQQCKDVDECAEAIHSCIEGTEQCRNTEGAYECDVKCTNGFIYNVNLGTCVDIDECSNDLSNCGKDEQCINFEGGHRCSPLCSPGFELRKNDKYFNKIEEVCEDINECVLGLHSCDASTHYCVNTKGSYSCEVLATTTNTTANKLNNARNNKIQSIDRYQFLEPCKRGYARDLKNGECMDIDECTVGPGCRDHEQCNNTPGGYDCSPLCTSGWYFSPSIKGCQDVDECLIGRHDCPQTTHKCVNTNGSFYCQLIPPCDSGFKRTFDGSCVDIDECLENLHSCRLELHQYCVNRNGSFECVTRLPSCQSGYEYSLPTGRCEDIDECVTGQYKCDTRIPEKCVNLPGSYRCERSTPSVRQRQKPACPSGFRYHPRLRKCTDIDECAEGLDSCEGEVCYNQPGGYSCAKPPRPATRKTTTTPLPMASNQKCVPGTKFVRNRGCVDVDECREVEDACSSNEECVNTMGSYTCNCKVGFKRENLTQACVDINECQTQEDSCLPTQRCDNTIGSYTCTRFLPCGTGYTLNAATEICEDDDECLLGTHDCGGGYHCRNTLGSYRCDRNPRVPVPQSRIGAATTALTTTTTSTTTSVTPVTFNPQGPRTCPRGFQLVSGGKCVDIDECQKNPNPCGRTMQRCINTLGSYRCVSRVLCSNGYTLDPVSGQYCVDIDECADGTNECTTDQTCENRLGGYVCTCPPGYVIGPNKDCVDIDECSLYGNVCGPRSQCENTVGSYHCKCESGFESIGGFGGNCQDVDECSQTPGLCQHTCFNVWGSYRCICKPGFRLNPDNRSCTDIDECSEFKSNNLCVGICENTPGSYACKCPDGYKLGLSGRTCEDIDECRAGHVCRGADEICHNTRGGYRCNKINCPSGYHQDHERKNRCVRSHPCYISDAACFRSPSHYSYNFITLVSMLPISSNKPEELFKMKGYHLPTSTIQFSMTFLEARAPPGVQRATESCFALKRPAPTQAVLVMTRSIQGPQEIELDLNMEVYHNTIFAGSAVAKILIFVSQYEF, encoded by the exons atGATGTTGACCGAGGCCAGAATGGAAGTACAGTTTGCGAAATGCTGCGGTCTGGGTACCGCGTGGGCTATGGAAGGGCTTGGTTGTGAAAAGTTCTCAGGACCAGTGCCTGGGGTGCCAACAGTGGAGCAAGGTCTTTGCTTGGAAGCTGTGGACATTTGTTGCGTGAGAGCCTATCACGAACAGCAATGCAAGAAAGGAAAATCGGATGCACGTGCTGGTTTGGCATGTGTTACCAGTACCAAAGCGAAACGCGCAGGTCCTGGTGATTATCATCGAGATTGTTGCGAAGCATGTAAATTAG gtATCTTAACGGGATCTATGGGTCAAGGATGTGCTTTCAAAAGCTTCAATTTTGGAAATCCATGGGATCCTGCTTTTTTGGAATGCTGTCACGAAGCATCACCAAGTACTACGACAACGTTAACTTCAGACTCTACGAACTCAACTTCGTCGAGTGACACTTCGGAAACTGAATCAAGTTCCTCTTCGTCAACATTCTCGATTTCATCATCGTCATCTACGGATATGAGCTCAGACTCAACGCCCTCCTCTCCATCGATACCTACCCCTC CATTGGACGACATCTGTCAACTTATGAAAGGATTACTGTGTTCTGATATCTGCGTCCCTACACAAGGATCTTATTATTGCAAATGTCGCGAGGGTTTCACTCTACTGGAAGATGGAAAAACTTGTAGACAGAATCTTCCAACCGATAG ATGTAAATCAACTAATCCATGCGAGCAACGTTGTACGGACAATGGGGTAGCTGTAATATGCAGTTGCAATCCTGGTTACGTTTTGGCGAATGATAAACGATCCTGCATCCCTAAGTCGTCAGAAAATAAGACCACCGTACCGAATGAAGGTGATGAATTTTCAGCCCTTTGCCCAGCTGGTTATCGTTATAACGCCACAAATCAGGTTTGCGACG ACGTGAACGAGTGTATCGAAAACGGAGTATGTTCCGGCCGTTGCGAGAATACTATAGGATCTTATATATGCGCCACAAAGAATATCCTCAAAAGTCTATCAGAAGAAGATTGTCCTCCTGGATACGAATGGGAATCTATTCCGGGTCGATGCACAg ACATTGACGAATGTTTGACATTACCAAAACCTTGTCCTGAACAGAAAAATTTTTGTGTCAATACACAAGGCAGTTTTAGCTGCTTGGAAATGAAAGGGACAAAATCTTGTCCAGCTGGATTTAAATTTGATAAGCTATCACAGCAGTGCAAAG ACGTAGATGAATGTGCGGAAGCAATTCACAGTTGCATCGAAGGTACAGAACAATGTCGAAATACCGAAGGTGCGTACGAGTGCGATGTAAAATGTACAAATGGGTTTATCTATAATGTGAATTTAGGTACCTGTGTGG ATATTGATGAATGCAGCAACGATTTATCAAACTGCGGAAAGGACGAACAGTGTATAAACTTCGAGGGGGGACATAGATGTTCTCCTCTATGTTCACCTGGTTTTGAATTGcgcaaaaatgataaatatttcaataaaattgaagaagttTGCGAAGATATCAATGAATGTGTACTTGGACTACATTCTTGTGACGCGTCCACCCATTATTGTGTTAATACGAAAGGTTCTTATTCTTGTGAAGTGCTCGCGACAACGACAAATACAACAGCCAATAAGTTAAATAATGCAAGGAATAATAAGATACAG AGTATCGATCGTTATCAGTTTCTGGAGCCTTGCAAACGTGGATATGcaagagatttaaaaaatgGCGAGTGCATGGACATTGACGAATGTACAGTGGGTCCTGGTTGCCGAGATCACGAACAATGTAACAATACACCAGGAGGCTACGACTGTTCACCGCTCTGCACCAGTGGCTGGTATTTTAGTCCGAGTATAAAAGGTTGCCAAGACGTTGACGAATGTCTGATAGGTAGACACGATTGTCCGCAAACTACCCACAAATGCGTGAACACAAACGGCTCTTTCTACTGCCAGTTAATACCACCCTGTGATAGTGGTTTCAAGCGTACATTCGACGGCAGCTGCGTCGATATCGACGAATGCTTGGAAAATTTACACAGCTGCCGATTGGAGTTACATCAGTACTGTGTCAACAGAAACGGCAGTTTCGAATGTGTCACCAGATTACCTTCTTGTCAATCTGGCTATGAATATTCTTTGCCTACAGGCCGATGCGAAGATATCGATGAATGCGTCACTGGTCAATACAAATGTGACACTAGGATCCCTGAAAAATGCGTTAATCTACCTGGCAGCTACAG ATGTGAAAGATCTACACCCTCTGTACGGCAACGACAGAAACCAGCTTGTCCTTCAGGTTTCAGATATCATCCTCGATTAAGAAAGTGTACAG ATATTGACGAATGTGCGGAAGGATTGGACAGTTGCGAAGGTGAAGTCTGTTACAACCAGCCCGGTGGTTATAGCTGTGCAAAACCCCCAAGACCCGCCACTAGAAAAACTACCACGACACCCTTGCCGATGGCATCAAACCAAAAATGTGTTCCTGGTACCAAATTCGTCAGGAATCGTGGTTGCGTCGATGTCGACGAATGTCGTGAAGTAGAAGACGCGTGTAGCAGCAACGAAGAGTGCGTTAATACAATGGGAAGCTACACGTGTAACTGTAAAGTTGGTTTCAAGCGCGAAAATTTAACTCAAGCTTGCGTGGACATTAACGAATGTCAAACACAG GAAGACAGTTGTCTACCAACACAGAGGTGTGACAATACCATAGGAAGTTACACGTGCACGCGTTTTCTGCCATGCGGAACAGGATACACTTTAAACGCTGCGACAGAAATCTGTGAAGACGACGACGAATGCCTTCTTGGTACACACGACTGTGGGGGTGGTTATCATTGTAGGAACACCCTTGGCTCTTATCGATGCGATCGTAATCCGCGTGTACCCGTACCGCAATCACGAATTGGAGCCGCGACTACGGCACTGACAACCACTACCACAAGTACAACCACATCCGTCACTCCTGTAACGTTCAATCCTCAAGGACCACGTACTTGCCCACGTGGATTTCAGCTTGTTTCTGGAGGAAAATGCGTGGATATTGATGAATGCCAGAAGAATCCTAATCCTTGCGGTAGAACAATGCAAAGGTGTATCAACACCCTTGGATCTTACAG ATGTGTGTCAAGAGTGTTATGCAGCAATGGATACACTTTGGACCCAGTATCAGGACAATATTGTGTTGACATAGATGAATGCGCTGATGGCACAAATGAATGCACTACAGACCAAACCTGTGAGAATAGATTAGGCGGTTACGTTTGTACCTGTCCTCCTGGGTATGTAATTGGACCAAACAAGGACTGTGTTGATATTGATGAATGTAGTCTCTATGGAAACGTATGTGGACCAAGAAGCCAATGCGAGAATACTGTTGGTTCTTATCATTGCAAATGTGAAAGTGGTTTTGAAAGCATTGGTGGGTTTGGTGGTAACTGTCAG GATGTTGATGAGTGTTCACAAACTCCTGGTTTGTGTCAGCATACGTGTTTCAATGTCTGGGGTAGCTACAGATGCATCTGTAAACCTGGATTCAGGTTGAATCCTGATAATCGTTCTTGTACAGACATCGACGAATGCAGTGAATTTAAAAGCAATAACTTATGCGTGGGAATCTGTGAAAATACACCAGGAAGTTATGCTTGTAAATGCCCGGATGGTTATAAGCTTGGACTCAGCGGTCGGACTTGCGAAG ATATCGACGAATGTAGAGCAGGGCATGTGTGCAGAGGTGCGGACGAGATTTGTCATAATACAAGAGGTGGTTATCGTTGCAATAAAATAAACTGCCCTTCGGGTTATCATCAAGATCACGAAAGAAAGAA tCGATGTGTTCGATCTCATCCTTGCTACATCAGCGACGCAGCTTGCTTCAGGTCACCATCACATTATTCGTACAATTTCATCACTCTTGTCAGCATGTTACCTATTTCATCAAATAAACCGGAAGAGTTATTCAAAATGAAGGGGTACCATTTACCAACGTCGACGATACAATTTAGCATGACGTTTTTGGAAGCACGTGCACCTCCTGGAGTACAACGCGCCACAGAATCGTGTTTCGCTTTGAAACGGCCAGCACCGACCCAGGCTGTTTTGGTGATGACACGAAGCATACAAGGACCTCAGGAAATCGAACTCGATCTCAATATGGAAGTTTATCATAATACCATCTTTGCTGGAAGTGCTGTAGCAAAAATTCTGATTTTCGTTTCTCAGTAcgaattttaa